In Trifolium pratense cultivar HEN17-A07 linkage group LG7, ARS_RC_1.1, whole genome shotgun sequence, a genomic segment contains:
- the LOC123896701 gene encoding F-box protein CPR1-like, whose product MDSDKVLGEAESVINNSQIKTVKNKVSSNNNYIHDDLAFYILSKLLIKSLKRFGCVRKSWSILFQNSHFNTMFRNNFISNTYDDDDDDDSHHTFLLMHPDDDRIFENQLLLLPPDHTFQNTLKLNLPPTFQLDKPPCLAILGSTSVNGILCLMDYCPGGDLNKVRFVLWNPATHEFVVVPPSPDESGLPHPFGLSTRYNFHGFGYDKVTDDFKVIQYVSFDWDLRYENDNGIYRDPLFEIYSLTNNSWRILDIHMPDCLDFHYTSLIPTVYLDGMCHLLLDSRFEMFEMVVFSFDLSREVTFMTPFDKIFDGALFITNDFSIYKRRHLVVLNGSIALISDNNSDTTLQISILGQLGVKESWIKLFIIDPIPSFQWNLIGVGKKGYIFYRKKDGELAWLDLSTQIVEEIGFKGEENTCDIGIYKENLLSIRGLNN is encoded by the coding sequence ATGGATTCAGATAAGGTGTTGGGAGAAGCGGAGTCTGTTATTAACAACAGCCAAATCAAAACCGTCAAAAACAAGGTTAGCAGCAACAACAACTATATACACGATGATCTTGCATTTTACATTCTTTCAAAACTTCTAATCAAATCATTGAAGCGTTTTGGATGCGTACGCAAATCATGGTCCATTTTGTTTCAAAACTCTCATTTCAACACCATGTTTCGCAACAATTTCATATCTAATacatatgatgatgatgatgatgatgattcccATCATACATTTCTCCTCATGCATCCTGATGATGATCGcatttttgaaaatcaattgcTTTTGCTCCCTCCTGATCACACTTTTCAAAATACACTCAAATTAAATCTCCCACCTACTTTTCAACTGGATAAACCCCCTTGTCTTGCGATTCTGGGCTCAACTAGTGTTAACGGCATTCTTTGTCTCATGGACTATTGTCCAGGAGGAGATTTAAATAAGGTCCGATTTGTATTGTGGAATCCGGCTACCCATGAATTTGTAGTCGTTCCTCCTAGCCCTGATGAATCCGGACTACCACATCCATTTGGCCTTTCCACTCGATATAACTTTCATGGGTTTGGTTATGACAAAGTTACAGATGACTTTAAGGTGATTCAGTATGTATCATTTGACTGGGACCTAAGATATGAGAATGACAATGGAATATATCGTGACCCCTTGTTTGAGATATATAGTCTAACTAATAACTCTTGGAGGATACTCGACATCCATATGCCTGATTGCTTGGATTTTCATTATACGTCCCTAATACCAACAGTGTACTTGGATGGAATGTGTCATTTGCTGCTAGACAGTCGATTTGAAATGTTTGAAATGGTTGTGTTTTCATTTGACTTGAGTCGTGAGGTGACCTTTATGACACCCTTCGATAAAATTTTTGATGGCGCCCTCTTTATAACAAATGATTTTTCAATCTATAAGAGACGTCACTTGGTGGTGTTAAATGGGTCAATTGCTTTGATCTCAGATAATAACAGCGATACTACTTTACAGATATCAATTTTGGGTCAACTCGGTGTGAAGGAATCATGGATCAAACTATTTATTATTGACCCCATACCTTCTTTTCAGTGGAACCTAATTGGAGTTGGGAAGAAGGGATATATTTTCTATAGAAAAAAAGATGGTGAACTAGCTTGGCTTGATTTGAGCACTCAAATAGTCGAGGAGATTGGTTTTAAAGGAGAGGAAAACACTTGTGATATAGGAATTTACAAGGAAAACCTTCTTTCAATTCGAGGATTAAATAAttag